The following are encoded together in the bacterium genome:
- a CDS encoding T9SS type A sorting domain-containing protein, which translates to EPIQLAGSLFRTTAPEGYLPERDGSRGSLDVCDIECPAGAIQENEGTCQWGANDGCNTAPPSSMHIECGAIICGTIATFGDTLRDTDFYHIILTQQTRVIWTVRAEFPVSVAIAGVGPDCSSLPVYDFQVGDTCTSVTASACLDPGEYWLFVSTAGIFGGIPCSEYVAGLTCEPCSDCEGTDHVMFEPGTGGPQFQCVDLCVNYLLPIYVCPGGSFPPDVEIVPGCFHERPGCDIECPPAEFFYDPTAWTIDPATGCWVNFVRPTRDGCACIGFDGFLPVELLSFAATAGDGRVTLSWQTASEIDNDRFELLRDDALIARVPSQGNGANGHRYTFVDETVQNGVAYNYSLVAVDVNGGREQLAVVSASPIEGSSVVSEYALYQNYPNPFNPTTQIRFDLAEAGLVRLTIYNLTGQEVATLLNGSLAAGPHAVEFDARDLPSGMYLYRLEAADFSAVRKMMLMK; encoded by the coding sequence AGAGCCAATCCAACTCGCGGGCAGCCTGTTCCGCACCACCGCCCCGGAAGGCTACTTGCCGGAGCGCGACGGCTCCCGTGGCTCGCTCGACGTCTGCGATATCGAATGCCCGGCCGGTGCCATTCAGGAAAACGAGGGCACTTGTCAGTGGGGAGCCAATGACGGCTGTAATACCGCACCGCCCAGCTCCATGCACATCGAGTGCGGCGCAATCATCTGCGGGACCATCGCCACTTTCGGCGATACCCTGCGCGACACCGATTTCTATCACATCATTCTCACGCAACAAACGCGAGTAATTTGGACCGTGCGAGCCGAGTTCCCCGTCTCGGTGGCGATTGCCGGCGTGGGCCCGGACTGCAGCTCCCTGCCCGTTTACGACTTTCAGGTCGGTGACACCTGCACGTCCGTCACCGCCTCCGCCTGTCTCGATCCGGGCGAGTACTGGCTGTTCGTCTCCACCGCCGGTATCTTTGGCGGTATTCCGTGTTCGGAGTACGTAGCGGGTTTGACCTGCGAGCCGTGCAGCGACTGCGAAGGAACGGATCACGTGATGTTTGAGCCGGGAACGGGCGGACCGCAGTTCCAGTGCGTGGATCTCTGCGTCAATTACCTGCTGCCGATCTACGTTTGCCCGGGCGGATCCTTCCCGCCCGACGTAGAAATTGTCCCCGGTTGTTTCCATGAGCGTCCCGGCTGCGACATTGAGTGTCCGCCCGCCGAGTTCTTCTACGATCCCACGGCATGGACGATTGATCCCGCGACGGGTTGCTGGGTGAACTTCGTGCGTCCGACCCGCGACGGTTGCGCCTGCATCGGTTTCGACGGTTTCCTGCCGGTCGAGCTGCTTTCGTTTGCCGCCACCGCCGGAGATGGCCGCGTGACGCTCTCCTGGCAGACCGCCAGCGAGATTGACAACGACCGCTTCGAGCTTCTCCGCGACGATGCTCTGATCGCCCGCGTTCCTTCGCAGGGCAACGGTGCGAATGGACATCGCTATACCTTCGTGGATGAGACCGTGCAGAACGGTGTGGCGTACAATTACTCGCTGGTGGCCGTGGACGTGAACGGCGGACGCGAGCAGCTTGCCGTCGTCAGCGCCTCGCCCATCGAAGGTTCGAGCGTGGTTAGCGAGTATGCGCTCTATCAGAACTACCCGAATCCGTTCAATCCCACCACGCAGATCCGTTTCGATCTCGCCGAAGCGGGTCTCGTCCGGCTGACCATCTACAATCTCACCGGTCAGGAAGTGGCCACACTGCTGAACGGTTCGCTCGCCGCCGGCCCGCACGCCGTCGAGTTCGACGCCCGCGATCTGCCGTCGGGCATGTATCTCTATCGTCTCGAGGCCGCCGACTTCTCCGCCGTCCGCAAGATGATGCTGATGAAATAG
- a CDS encoding rubrerythrin family protein produces the protein MRRYHLAVLSCTFLLTAGAIAHASGAEPTRANQSEQRATTLDNLQMGYRAEINSHRRYLEYGKRADEEGYHQVASMFRAVARGEEIHAANIAAVIGKMGLTPEKDEEPLIVMSTRENLEFAAADQVYEKDTMYPAFIEQARKERNEAAVQVFSQALAAEPTHLAWYQQVLKDLDGDKGENVEFFVCSHCGKTARPLNEATCSVCSAPREGFEKVH, from the coding sequence ATGAGACGCTATCATTTGGCAGTTTTGAGTTGCACCTTTCTACTCACCGCCGGGGCGATTGCGCATGCTTCCGGGGCAGAACCGACCCGCGCGAATCAATCCGAGCAACGCGCCACAACCCTCGACAACCTGCAAATGGGCTACCGTGCCGAAATCAATTCCCATAGGCGATATCTGGAGTACGGCAAGCGAGCGGACGAGGAAGGCTATCATCAGGTGGCGAGTATGTTTCGAGCCGTCGCACGGGGGGAAGAGATCCATGCCGCCAACATCGCTGCCGTTATCGGTAAAATGGGCCTCACTCCCGAGAAAGACGAGGAACCGCTGATCGTGATGTCCACCCGCGAGAACCTCGAATTCGCAGCGGCCGATCAAGTCTATGAGAAGGATACCATGTATCCGGCGTTCATCGAGCAAGCCCGCAAGGAAAGAAACGAAGCGGCCGTGCAAGTGTTTTCACAGGCACTGGCTGCGGAGCCAACCCATCTGGCTTGGTATCAACAGGTCCTGAAGGACCTTGACGGCGATAAGGGCGAGAATGTCGAGTTCTTTGTATGTTCGCACTGTGGCAAGACCGCTCGGCCGCTTAATGAGGCAACGTGTAGCGTCTGCTCCGCACCCCGCGAAGGGTTTGAGAAGGTGCATTGA
- a CDS encoding helix-turn-helix domain-containing protein, producing MMPTQIHKPRRKSRKTSKRKGKVAPARPSRLLSIDEAAEWLGVAKVTIRRWTNTGILRCVRMCDRGDRRFRVEDLDLFIRLRLK from the coding sequence ATGATGCCCACACAGATACATAAACCACGACGGAAATCACGAAAAACATCCAAACGGAAGGGCAAAGTCGCGCCGGCTCGTCCCAGCCGCCTGCTTTCGATTGACGAAGCGGCCGAGTGGCTGGGAGTGGCCAAAGTGACGATTCGCCGCTGGACCAACACGGGGATTCTGCGCTGCGTCAGAATGTGCGACCGTGGTGACCGTCGTTTCCGAGTGGAGGATCTCGATCTCTTCATCCGTCTCCGACTGAAGTAG
- a CDS encoding dCMP deaminase family protein: protein MTKRISWDEYFYGLVHLIAQRSVCLRRKVGCLIVRNNQILCTGYNGPPAGHPHPEELGGCERDIEGIRSGERLELCYCLHAEQNALLQAARSGVSIEGATIYCTTFPCPICARMIANSGIKEVKVFSGYPGEERSQIMLDRCRITVSYPDVSGFRFPDDALPK, encoded by the coding sequence ATGACCAAACGCATTTCCTGGGACGAATATTTCTATGGCCTTGTTCATCTGATTGCCCAGCGCAGCGTCTGTCTGCGGCGGAAAGTGGGTTGCCTGATCGTGCGCAACAATCAGATTCTCTGCACGGGCTACAACGGCCCTCCGGCCGGTCATCCGCATCCCGAAGAACTGGGCGGCTGCGAACGCGACATCGAGGGAATACGATCCGGCGAACGCCTCGAACTCTGCTATTGTCTGCATGCCGAGCAAAACGCGCTGTTGCAGGCCGCCCGCAGCGGCGTCTCCATCGAGGGCGCAACCATCTATTGCACCACCTTTCCCTGCCCGATCTGCGCGCGGATGATCGCCAATTCGGGAATCAAGGAAGTGAAAGTGTTCAGCGGCTATCCGGGGGAAGAGCGCAGTCAGATCATGCTCGATCGCTGCCGGATCACGGTCAGCTATCCCGATGTGTCCGGTTTCCGTTTTCCCGATGACGCTCTTCCGAAATGA
- a CDS encoding glycosyltransferase family 2 protein encodes MIALQVLFWLCVGAMVHTYLLYPLSLQLFRRRFAVPPTVQPGAWPTVAVLTPAYNEEQVIAAKVANALALDYPSDKLEVLVGSDGSTDRTNEIVRSIHDPRLRLIELPGRSGKSGVYNRLVQETRADILVFTDANVMLDPAALRNAVRHFADPKVGVVGGGKYILIPEGAESVRGEATYGGFENRLRTRESEVGGMSGALGSFMAVRRNVYRSYRPGSINDDTVPSIWAALAGYRNVHEPDARAFEESGRTVSEEFRRRIRIGAGNFQTLFRYRNVLNPRYGVVAYTYFSHKVLRWVFPFFMLAAFVVNLFLLHDPFYRVIFWAQVLFYGVAVLGFLLDRLQMRVPLVSTVYHFTALNLALFIGFFVYCRGVTTSAWEPTKHETSP; translated from the coding sequence ATGATCGCCCTTCAAGTCTTGTTCTGGCTGTGCGTGGGGGCGATGGTTCACACCTATCTTCTCTATCCGCTCTCGCTCCAACTGTTTCGCCGCCGCTTCGCCGTCCCGCCGACCGTGCAGCCCGGGGCGTGGCCGACGGTGGCCGTCCTCACTCCCGCCTACAATGAAGAGCAGGTCATCGCCGCGAAAGTGGCCAACGCCCTCGCGCTGGATTATCCCTCGGATAAGCTCGAAGTCCTCGTCGGCTCCGACGGTTCAACCGATCGCACGAATGAGATCGTTCGTTCTATTCACGATCCGCGTCTGCGACTGATCGAGCTTCCCGGCCGCAGTGGGAAAAGCGGCGTGTACAATCGTCTCGTGCAGGAGACCCGGGCCGACATTCTCGTCTTCACCGACGCCAACGTCATGCTCGATCCCGCCGCGTTGCGCAATGCCGTGCGGCACTTCGCCGATCCGAAGGTGGGCGTGGTCGGCGGAGGAAAGTACATCCTCATTCCCGAAGGCGCCGAGTCGGTGCGCGGAGAGGCTACCTACGGCGGATTTGAAAACCGGTTGCGCACGCGCGAGAGCGAAGTCGGCGGAATGTCGGGAGCATTGGGATCGTTCATGGCCGTCCGCCGCAACGTCTATCGTTCCTACCGCCCCGGCTCCATCAACGACGACACCGTACCATCCATTTGGGCCGCGCTCGCCGGATACCGTAACGTCCACGAACCCGACGCCCGGGCCTTCGAGGAATCGGGTCGCACCGTGAGCGAGGAATTCCGCCGTCGCATCCGCATCGGGGCCGGAAATTTCCAGACTCTGTTCCGCTATCGGAACGTGCTGAATCCGCGGTACGGTGTAGTCGCTTACACCTACTTCTCGCATAAAGTCCTGCGGTGGGTGTTTCCGTTTTTCATGCTGGCTGCCTTCGTCGTCAACTTGTTCCTCCTGCACGATCCCTTTTATCGTGTCATCTTCTGGGCGCAGGTTCTGTTTTATGGTGTGGCGGTTCTGGGATTTTTGCTCGACCGGCTGCAAATGCGCGTGCCGCTGGTTTCGACGGTCTATCATTTCACCGCCTTGAATCTCGCCCTCTTCATCGGCTTCTTCGTCTACTGCCGCGGCGTCACCACCAGCGCCTGGGAACCGACGAAGCATGAGACATCTCCATGA
- the mutY gene encoding A/G-specific adenine glycosylase, whose translation MAYSRSHSLFFNRKPARSPLTITEASLRRLIRWYQRNHRDLPWRKTRDPYRIWVSEILLQQTRALTVKSYYTRFLRSFPTVSALAAAPLSAVLKAWEGCGYYARARNLHRAARQVVAEGGRIPHSAAELRKLPGIGPYTAAAIASIAYGESVAVLDGNVERVLIRLLSERRRQKTPVVQRRLCRVADSIMETARRAGISPGELNQALMELGALVCTPRRADCAVCPFKVECRARQSLDDVTMLPRRTPSRELPHYDIGAAILRKNGRILITQRPLDGLLGGLWEFPGGKQRTGESLEECVAREIREELGIEITVAEQVARVRHAYSHFRITLHAFECRQRSGRVKKIGVADFCWVKPEELKRFAFPKADRVVLEILEGKKS comes from the coding sequence ATAGCTTACTCACGTTCACACTCTTTGTTTTTTAACCGCAAGCCGGCTCGCAGCCCGCTAACCATAACCGAAGCTTCGCTCCGTCGTCTGATCCGATGGTATCAGAGAAACCATCGAGACCTGCCGTGGCGGAAAACGCGCGATCCGTATCGAATCTGGGTGAGCGAAATTCTGCTGCAGCAGACGCGGGCCCTGACCGTCAAATCCTACTATACTCGCTTCCTTCGCTCTTTTCCCACCGTTTCCGCGCTGGCGGCGGCTCCGCTGTCGGCTGTGCTGAAGGCGTGGGAGGGTTGCGGCTACTATGCGCGCGCCCGCAATCTACACCGCGCCGCACGTCAAGTTGTGGCGGAAGGCGGACGTATTCCCCATTCAGCCGCCGAATTGCGGAAGCTGCCCGGCATCGGGCCGTACACGGCGGCGGCGATTGCCTCGATTGCCTATGGCGAATCGGTGGCGGTTCTCGATGGCAATGTGGAGCGGGTTCTGATCCGGCTGCTCAGCGAGCGGCGGCGGCAAAAGACGCCCGTCGTTCAGCGCCGGCTGTGCCGCGTGGCCGATTCGATCATGGAGACGGCCCGAAGGGCGGGGATCTCGCCCGGGGAACTAAATCAGGCTTTGATGGAGCTGGGCGCGCTGGTGTGCACGCCGCGGCGCGCCGACTGTGCCGTTTGCCCTTTCAAGGTAGAGTGCCGCGCCCGGCAATCGCTCGATGACGTGACGATGCTGCCGCGCAGAACTCCTTCGCGGGAGTTGCCTCACTATGACATCGGGGCGGCGATTCTGCGCAAGAACGGGCGGATTCTCATTACGCAGCGGCCTCTGGACGGACTCCTCGGCGGACTGTGGGAGTTTCCGGGAGGGAAGCAACGCACGGGCGAGAGCCTGGAGGAGTGCGTCGCGCGCGAAATCCGTGAAGAGCTGGGAATCGAAATAACGGTCGCCGAGCAGGTGGCGCGAGTTCGACACGCCTACTCGCATTTTCGGATCACGCTGCACGCATTCGAGTGCCGGCAGCGGTCGGGGCGGGTGAAGAAGATCGGAGTGGCGGACTTTTGTTGGGTGAAACCGGAAGAACTCAAGCGATTTGCTTTTCCCAAAGCGGATCGGGTGGTTCTTGAAATACTGGAAGGCAAAAAATCGTAA
- a CDS encoding GyrI-like domain-containing protein codes for MKRWIALLTALALIGTVALAVAAEEAKTEEAAMPKCEMVGEMGVKSFPAMKVAALMVKAADYEPEGGYPEGMEGMMMAYEKMMTGGFETMGKWMEGGNHPTGPCCAAYYEDPEKTPSKDLTCKLMYPVGPDAKGMEKVMIEELPAMEAAVAQYKGPYEASGEIWKALDQWVKDNGYVPAGAPMEVYLKGPGDKVEPTEFMTEIRMPVMKMEKAEPKSDK; via the coding sequence ATGAAGCGTTGGATTGCATTACTCACGGCGCTGGCTCTGATCGGAACGGTCGCGCTGGCCGTTGCCGCGGAAGAAGCCAAGACGGAAGAAGCGGCCATGCCCAAGTGCGAGATGGTCGGCGAAATGGGCGTGAAGTCGTTTCCGGCTATGAAGGTCGCCGCTCTGATGGTGAAGGCCGCCGACTACGAGCCGGAGGGCGGCTATCCCGAGGGCATGGAAGGCATGATGATGGCCTATGAGAAAATGATGACGGGCGGATTCGAGACGATGGGCAAGTGGATGGAAGGCGGAAACCATCCCACCGGCCCATGCTGTGCGGCGTACTATGAGGACCCCGAGAAAACGCCAAGCAAGGACTTGACCTGCAAGCTCATGTACCCGGTGGGTCCCGATGCCAAGGGCATGGAGAAGGTGATGATCGAAGAGCTGCCGGCGATGGAAGCCGCGGTTGCGCAGTACAAGGGTCCCTATGAGGCCAGCGGCGAGATCTGGAAAGCTCTGGACCAGTGGGTGAAGGACAACGGCTACGTCCCTGCCGGAGCGCCGATGGAAGTCTATCTGAAAGGCCCCGGCGACAAGGTCGAGCCCACCGAATTCATGACGGAAATTCGCATGCCGGTCATGAAGATGGAGAAAGCCGAACCGAAGAGCGACAAGTAA